The nucleotide window TAGACCAccctttttcttgttttctctggGAAGATCAGAATGAATGTATGCCAAAAAAGAAAGAACATATAGACCTCTATTTCTGTGATAGTATACTCAATGGAAGTCTTTCCAGATACAATCTCCATGATAAGTATGCCAAAGCTGTAAACATCACACTTATCATCTAAAACTCCAGTGGATAAGTATTCTGGTGCAAGATAGCTGAACCAAGCCATAGAAAACAAAGTGATAAATCAACCAAAAAATAATGCCTGATAGTGTATCAagggatttaacttatatatactgCCTTTTCAGGTTATTTAATTATACGTTAACTTTTAGGTGACCTGATagtgtaaaatttattttctacTGTTAGTGTATAGAAGTTATATTTTGTATCAACTACTCACCCTGACATTCCAGTAGGCGGTGTTATTGGGTAATTCCATTCATCAGAACCTAAGAGTTTGGTGATACAAAAATCAGATATCTTTGGATTCCATTGCTTATCAAGCAATATGCTACTTGACTTTAGGTGTTGATGAATTATTGCTGGTTCAGTATCCTCGTGAAGGTAAGCCAAGCTGCACAAAATCAAAtaatttcaagttttaatttggTATCATTTTCAATCGTTGATTCAGAGGAAAGGAATTCAATTAAACACAAACCCTTTTGCATTGCCATTGTCTATGTACTCGTCCACGGTTATCCTATGTCCAATTATAAACAATGGTCATTCAATGTATTAAAATCATCGATAGAAAGTCTGTTTAATCGAGTGATCATAGAGGATTTGTAGTACCTGTAATATCCGTCAAAACAATAACCAAGCAATTTCACCAAGTTTCTATGTTTGAGACCCAATAAAGCTTCTACCTCCCTCGTAAAGTCCTTTGCTTTAGCCCTGCCATCCAGTGTTTGAAgcaaataataagataaaatgaaacATTTATTTGATTTACTAGGCTACAATACTAAGCTTAATTGCAAATTCTCTTACAAACAATGATGTGAAGTTAACAATGGCTATACTTGATCAGTTTTAAAGTTGAAAATAAGAGTGATCAATTAGTTTCCAGTATATTCACAAGTTTAAGTTATATGCATTGACAGTGTAATAACACAATCAGTGTTCAGATCGATAGTAAATTTTGCACGAACTAACCTGCTACTGATCAACCGCTTTATTGTAACTCTAGTATTGCCAAACAAGATACCATAATAAACAATAGCATAATCTCCACAAACAACTACATTTTCATCAGCAAAGTCATCTGTTGCTGCTTCAATCTCTGATAGTGTAAACTGGTAACTAGGCCTAACATCAAATTAAAAGCAACAAGAGGATGAGGATATCTAGCCGCTGACTCTAAATCCATCACACGACTAAGTGGTCCACTGGTTTGACTAGAGAATATCACTTGTTTTTCTGGGGTTCCATTGCCCATTTCAATCTCCCATCCGTTATGTGGCAATAGCCTTCTACTCATTGAATAACTATTGTGAGAGTTCGTGCGTAAATCTTTTGAAATCGTTGGCTTCAATACATTACGTCGCCTAGTTGAGATAACATAAAGAGTGATGCCGAGAGCAAAGCTGAGGACAAAAAGAATTATGCAAATGAGAATGGCAACCCATAATTCGACCCCAAAGAATGAAGTTGGCTTTGAGAGTTTTCGAGTGATGGATGAAACGGTAAAAAACATTGTTAAGGAGATTACAGGATGAGATTACAGCAGAAGGGTTTAACTGAGAAACCAGATTAGAGAAAAGTCGAGTAGATTAAGAATGAGAAAGAGTTTGCGTTCAATTAAAACTCTACCTTTTTGTAATTCAAATGTTTGATAATTAAGGATTTAAGGTAACAAAACTGAGAGATCCTTACGTGGCGGGAAATCTTCAAACGAAAATAAACCATTTGTAATTATGTGTTTGAGAGGTATTCCCAACAAAATAATCATTTTTCCAAGTAAAGCTTGAAGCTGGCATTTCTTTTGCTTACAATGAAGTTTCTCTTTTATTTGACGGCAGTTAACCCGACTACTGGGCTCAGTTGgcacaacttttttttttttcctttttagattGTTTTTGGGAAAATgacatttttttatatatacattatgtatgttatatacaaaaattatacaaattttatacactttttcggctaccaaatataaataatttccgACACatgctaaaagtgataataccccattGTTTTTAGGCCCCGTGTTGGGAAAGGCAAAGGAACGAATCGAACCTTACATTTATATGTGAAAATAAAACTTTGCATTAATAGGATATAAAATTTAAAGTAGCAGTTCTATCATAAGTCAAAAGAAAAGATGAGCAGGAGAGTAAGGCTATAAGGTAAAGTTTCTCTTCTACTTGAGCTGCATTTTGCTCTAGCCCATATAATAATCGAGTTGACCAGGCAGCAGCTAGTCAGCTACAAATTTGCTTCTGTTCTAGGCATGGGACAAGTTAATATACCAACAGCAAGTACATATACAAAATCTGCAAAAAATTGATGTACTAACACAATAATTTAGAATTTGCAGAAGAATATCCACTGGGGACTATGAAAAAGGAAATGCCGGGGGCATGCAGATCTGCTTAATGTCTCCGTTGAATGGTGTCTTCAACGGGTGCAACTTAATCTCATAAAGCTTCGGCCACCATTTGCCTGTGACTGAATAAAGTAATAATTCGGCTTAATGATATTTCCTTGTTACGGTACACTTGTTACTATAGAACAACAGAATTTATATGAAAGCTGATGAACATTTTTTTTGGCACAATAATGGCAAAAGGCTAATCTGTCCAAACTTAACCACTATAATCATGCTTGATTCATAATACATGTAAATACTTATCAAAACTATGACTTCAAACTAATCTCATTGAATTTTTCTATCATTTACAGAAAAAATGTCGGACGAAAATAGTGGCAGTAGGCAGATCAGTCTACGCTTTTTTTTTGCATCCACGAATGTTGCCATTCATTCACATGTACATAGTTTCTCCATAGTTATGCTTTACTGATGTGAATAAAATCTCATTTCCCATCTTTGCCCTAACCCGACCCTAACAAATTGAGAAACTAGGATTGCTGGGAATGGCACACgtcaccagtggcggagccaccttataggACCCCTTTGCGGGAAAAATACACTGTGTAGATaggtaaaaaatatatatatatatacactatatgtATTGATTCCCCTTAATTTTCTggtatgtttacttttatatatttcaacaccccttaacgaaaattctggctccgccattGCACGTCACATACATTAAACATCTATTGTTTGCTCTTAACGTGTGGTAACTTGATTCAACTACTATGGCTGATCAGGTATTTAACCAATTAAATCACAAGTGGCATGCTTCGTAAATATGCATTTTTAACCGACTTTCAGGTATCCATCAAGTGAGAAATTCTCTCAATATTTTTGTGAATAATCACAACCAAACCCTAAGCACTAAAGGAAAAGCAACAAGATGATGGAGCTCACCAAAAAGACGGTCACCATCCCTATCCCATGCTATGCCATTTAAGACATCAATTTGCTGCAGCAAAGGTAAGTATTGAAGAAGATGTTCAAAAGGTCCAAGTAAACATTATACACAGAGTCAAAAGCAGATGCTAAAGTAAACTGACCTTCAAATTGTGTAGCAATCCTTCTCTGCATAAGTAACAGAAGACACATCATTTCACTCTACCTCCAATTTTCTAGGAGTAATAATTGCCTAATACTGAAGTAATGCTACAAGGAAAGAGCTGTTAGAAGAACCTCAAATTGTGGAGGAGAATCCATCCAAGCACTGAGCCATCTTTATGTGATATTCTAGCTATACAGTCAGTCTGCAGAGATAGGTGGACATAAGTCAGAGTTAACCCTACGCCACACTTGAGTTGTAAACGAAATTATTCAAACGTTTGGGCTTCAGAATCAAACAGAAGCATTGTATACTTCACTAGAACTGGTATTGTTGTCAAAGGCGAAAAGCCAAAAAATCCAAAGTTTGCTAGGACTTAAGCAAAAAGCACAATTACTGCACGCACTTTAGGTAAGAAAAGCATAAATGCAGAAATAACTATATATACAAACACGCATAAAGGAGTGGGAAGCAATTAAGTGAACTTATGAAATAACAAGCCCTGTCAATCAAGCTcaaaaacctttttttttaaactcaATCAATTCAAATACCATTTAAAATACCTGATTCAATTGCGACCATGCAGCTTTGAGTCTCCAATTCAAAGTTACTGACTGTAGTTTTTAATAAACTAAACTTCTATTTTTCTATTCCTAATCACTAAATATTTGTTAGTATTTAACAAGAAAGATATCATTTTTCCAACTAATGCTTAATGTCTTGTGCCGTCTTCAAGAGAGAGCCTATGGACACTGAGGCAAATGCTTAGGTGCCTTGGTGTCTATACTGTAAATGTCACCTAAGTGAGTTCAGTGCTACACTTTTCAAGACAGTTCAAGCCATGATTGATGAGGCTCACACATTAGCGCTTTGGCGCAGACTGAAGCTCTGTTTAAGTGAAGAGCTTTACCTATAAGATACCTAACTTCAAAGGTTTAAGGATGTCTCAAGTGATTATTTTTATAAGGATTTCAAGTGATTCTTTAAAAACACCGAGAACTGCCATACTCGGAAAATATCCTCTATCATTTTGGTTGCTCATGTAATGATAAAAGTTCTCCATCGAACGTGGAAATCGAGGAAGCCACTACACGGCAAATCAAAGAGAAACCATTGATCTGTACCTCAAGCTCAGTGATAACATACAACATCCAGAACTTCACATATTGGGTTCAGATAAAGCAGTTACtattatttttaagttttaataaTGATGCCTTGTATCCTTGTTAACTACAAGGTACCAGAAAAGGACTTGCCCACAAGCACTCACTACTAGAACAAGTAAAACACAGTTTAAGTTTCAAGAAGATCTCAAGATGCTGCCGTTTGTCGTTAGAGAAATAGCTTAGTAGCCACATTAGTAGCGCTTAGGATGATTTTAAGGGAAAATAATTGCGATGTGTAATAGAAAATCAATCTTTCCGAAGAGGGAGTTGGGGTGAGCAAGTCCATACCATCCAAATATTTGCCCAAACTTCATCATAAACATACTCTAGTTCATTTAGTCTGTGCACTTCATCACCTTGATAGTTTACAATTTGTTTTTTAACTACTGCAAGAACGGGAAAAAAAAAAGCATAAGAACAAAACGAAAAATTCTTATAGGAAGAACAAAACAGCTGAATCATAATTTGACCTTCAGATGACAAAACCTTTCATAGTTTGAGGATCAATCTGATACAGGGTAGAAGATCCATCACTTCCAAAAAGGACTTTCCCATCAGTTGCCAATCCCCAACCATCGGGCATACCATGGCTGAACTTCTCAAACTGAAGAGGAATCAACCGTAAGAATTACTGAGGAGGTGGAAGGGGAAAAAAGCAATATAGAGGAGCATATGTCACTATAAAAATCTTGCAACCACAAAAATACTAGCATTTCTCGCTCCACAATCCCAAATGTGCAAGGATTAATACACAGCATATTTCTGCATTGCAAATGGCAGTTTATGTTGTATATTAGACTTGGGACGAAAAACCGAGATTCACGTTCTGGAAATGGCAATCTTTCCGTTCAAGTAGTTGAATACAGAAGGCAACTGAAATCAAAATAAAACCAGCTTAAAGCTTCATCGAGCAGAGAAATTGAAGTTAGGTTAATGGAATTCTTTTTCCAGTTTGAAATATACACTTGAAGAATAGTCAATATCTTGAAGAAAAAGATGTAGTTGTCTATTATCATGTCATTGTTAAGTATTTATCAGCAATATCAGAATAAATGTAGAACAAGTGATTATAGATTAACTGAATAGAGATGTTCATCAAAGAAACTGTATTGAGATGCTTAGCTAGTGACAACTCAGGAAAAGTCTCAACTGACAGGTAGACCTATCGAACAATATATCCAGAGCAGCCAAAGAGTAATTTTTCCGATTTCATACTATCAGGTAAAAAGTATAAGTTCCAGACACATACTATTACAGTTAATGCCATCACGACACCACTTCTAAGTTCTTTTACCACTTTCCGCCATGACCTCAGCGTCAGAAAGTTGGGATTTGCAAACGAGATCAAAACAAAATGATCAGCACAGGGAAAATCTCTCTTTCCAGCCAGAGAGTTCGCAGTAAACATCATAAAATTCTTACCACATTACGTCCAACAGGACTTCATCTGAGCAAGTCTAGCCACTACTAACATCAATAGCACAAAGCTGCAAAAAACACTGAACAAATATTAAAGCATAAGCAACATACTTTGCTCAGATTATGCCGATCATATATGTAACCAGTACTCTGCCGCCAAGTTACTTGAATCAACCTATAAAATACATTAAGATTACTATATTAGATGTGAGGTCCATCTTTTTCATCataaaaggaaaaacaacaaTCACTGTACAAAGAAATACAGAAATTGAGAATATACCATGCAGCCAAAActcttctttaatttaagtcaGAGAACTATTCGAAAGCACAGTGGGTACTTTCGCAATCAAGGGAGTTTTCAGAAGCCCTTCAGATTTGAGGAGACTATCAACTTATTTCACAGAATAAGACACAATCATGCAGAAGTACCAAGAGGAGGATAGATAAACTCTTCCTTacagagagggagagagagaaagggagagagagagaggaaccATAAAAGCCTGGTTTCACTAGTCGGATTCCGGGTTCCATGAATCATGATCGGATATTAAAAGATTTCTCGATTAGAGGACTACTACGACTACAACCTCGTTGAGCAAGCCTGTTTAGTTCCATCTCCTTGAGTTTCAACTGGAACGCTAGGAGTTGGAGTCGGGTTCAGGCATCAAGTCATAAAAGATCATAGTAGTCAAAAACCTAATAGGGACTATATCCATGTGGGCAACAAAAACATGTTTTCCTTTATCAGTCAAAAACAACATATTGATTAGCATTGTATTCTCCCAGAAAGTAAGTTCCCCAGAAGCATCATTATCACGCTGTATAACGTATAACTAATGggaaagagtattttcttttggaAAAGAACGAGTTACTTATCACATGAATTTCTTCACTAGTTGAATCAAGGAAAGTAAAAACATTCTTAATTTTAAGATAAAAAAAGAAAACCTATCATTAGCTGAATGAAAAGTAAAACCATTCAGTTTAGATCACAAACCTATCACCAAGAAGAGTTAAGCCCTCCCCAAAGTCAGAGTACTGCATTTTCTGAATAGCCTCAACCTGTGAATGCCAGAAGCAAAAAGGTTCAATGATATATCAACTCGGCATCTCCAACTGAGCTTGAATGTCAGGAATTATATATTGCACTTGTCATCGGTCAATGTTAATATCATGGGAACACATTTtcttcttttgatattttatatcatGGGAACAGCTGCTGCATAAAAAGAAACATCAGCACTTTACAAAGTTATTGTATGGCAGGATGTTTCCTTAATAGGGAATAAGCTTCAACATTCATTGCATCTTCTCGTGCAATTATGTTTCTCATCCTTTGTTTCCTTTTTGCTAACTTTCATAATTTTCACATcgttttctttttaaattctcattttgaacATAATAATTGAAATGATATAAGAGTTTATCTTAACTATTTTATTTCGCACCATCTTTCATTCAGAGCATCTAAGCCAATTACCTCGCCAGTCTGCAGAGTGACCTTCCGAACAGATGACTGTAGTCAAATATCATAAACACTATCAGTTACGAAAAATTCTGGCAAACCAAATCTTCCTAAGAAATAATCAGTTGAAGTCAACTTTAGAACCAGAGGGAAACTCACAGCCCCATTCATTCCAGTAGACTCAAATAGGGTATCATTTTCTGCATACAGCAGTCCCTATAAAAAAGTGTTCAGTATTATTAGATGGAAAAAGTGCTATCTGATtacttatcaaaagaaaaagcaaCATATGATTAATAGTTTAATACTATAGCTGGCCCCTACTTTGGGACTTCTAATTAGAATTGAATAGGATAAATGTAGCCAACCCATAATATTTCAGGTTTATTACCAAGCAAAGCAGATTAAAACTATAAAGCAAGCAAAGAAAGGGGAGAACATCAATATCAAATATCAATAGATTTCAATCATTTTACAAGAATGGTTGAGATCTTGCCATTTGAAAGCTGATAGTGTGAAGAAAAATGTATTTTGTCTTTGCTCATTTAGGTTTTCGCACAGTAAATATTAAGCATGTTTAAAGTAGTTAAATAGAACAGTTTCACCTAAGATTATACTTAACTCCATCATCATATTGATCTAGGTGAATGGGGAACAGTCTCCACATCTATTGATAGGGAATGAGTTACTACATTGGAGAGAATGTTGGGCAAAAAATGTTCAGGAAAGAGAACCATCAAAGGTGAATGATGCAAGCTAAGCCATGGAGAAAGACTCCAGTACAGTCATCAGATAATGCCTTAACGTTTATTCTTATTGTCGGTTTGCTGAAAGTTTCTATCAATTGGTGATGTTTATTGTAAATGCAGCAGAGGAACTATAATTATTTCGATTAGATGTATGATCTGATATGAAGATACCAGATACTTGTACTAGCTCTAATTTCATACCTAAgagaaatgagaattgagaaCTCAGCCTGGCCTGCAACATGTGTTTGTCTCTCTTTTTTAGGTACATTACTTGCCAGCAGCAAAGCCAACTAAACAAttcgaaaatatttgaaagaaaatttgaAACACATAGGATATAGTCCATTTTATTCTAGTAGCTCAATCAAACTACCAAATGCCAAAAAGATGCTAGGAAAATACTCTAATTAGACATCATTTTTTCTTATGCGAATTGAATTTCCAATCCCTATTTCTGATGACACAAATTAAATGAAAGAGGCGCTAGAACTCAACATAAATCTAGAGGATCAACTAAATTTAATAGAAGTGAAAGAAAAAACGAACCTGCGTGAAGGCGCCAGGATCGTGAGGGAACTCATTGATCACTTCGACTGTGTAAAGCTGATTAGACGGCATATCGGATTGAAACACGCCTTCCTTTGTCGATGAAGTATTTAAAAAAACTATTAAACAAACAACTAGGATTAAAAAGACAAGGACGGAGATCTTTCTGTAATGGAGAAGAAAAGGAGAGGCAGAAGCCATTGAAGGTTGTTGAGGTAGGGGGTTAATTCTTCTACTATTAGATTTCTTTCTCATCCTTGCGCCTGGCATGTGGTTGACACCTCAGCAACGAGGGTCATGGATAACTCCGGGGAAGGGCACGCCGGAGCGACGACGGGAATTCGCGAGGGGGTGGCAGATTTACGTGGGTAGTCTAGATGAAAGGCGTTGTCGTCTAATGCCAATTGCCAAGTTTGACTAACAGCATCAAGTTTTCCACCGTAGCACATAAGTTCCTGATGGCTCGATCGGTTACAATCACTCGAGATAACAATTTcgggagaaaaaagaaaattattcGCAAAAGTCCGCTGTGGAATTTATTTTGACTTTTTTCGCTTTTAGCCTGCGCCAGAAACTATTTGTATTCAGTGGCCAAAAAagtatatataacatacataatctctctctatatat belongs to Nicotiana tabacum cultivar K326 chromosome 6, ASM71507v2, whole genome shotgun sequence and includes:
- the LOC107824315 gene encoding glutaminyl-peptide cyclotransferase; translation: MPGARMRKKSNSRRINPLPQQPSMASASPFLLHYRKISVLVFLILVVCLIVFLNTSSTKEGVFQSDMPSNQLYTVEVINEFPHDPGAFTQGLLYAENDTLFESTGMNGASSVRKVTLQTGEVEAIQKMQYSDFGEGLTLLGDRLIQVTWRQSTGYIYDRHNLSKFEKFSHGMPDGWGLATDGKVLFGSDGSSTLYQIDPQTMKVVKKQIVNYQGDEVHRLNELEYVYDEVWANIWMTDCIARISHKDGSVLGWILLHNLREGLLHNLKQIDVLNGIAWDRDGDRLFVTGKWWPKLYEIKLHPLKTPFNGDIKQICMPPAFPFS